In the genome of Nakaseomyces glabratus chromosome K, complete sequence, the window TTCTGGCGCCACATAACCCAAGGAGCCTGCAGGTCTATAGATGACATCGTCATCGTTTTCTAGCTGTCTGGCAATTCCAAAATCTGCTAGCACTATCCTGGAATCCTTGGATTTATCCAGGTATAGTAAATTTTCTGGTTTCAAGTCTCTAtgaattatattttgagaatGCAGGTATTCGACAGCTTTCAAGATCTGAACAACGATGTTTACGGCATCCTCTTCTGTGTACTTCCCGTCATGCATAATTCTGTCGAACAGTTCACCTCCGGATGCTAACTGGGTTACAATATAGAATTTGGACTCAGTCTCGAACCAATCCTTGAACTTAACGATATTGGGATGATCCAGGTGctgtattatattaagTTCATCGTATATGGGTTCCAACCCACCATTCTTCTCCAAAGCCCGTTTCAACAGTATCTTAACAGCTACATCCTCATCGCTATGTAACTGCTTCGCACGCTTGACCACACCAAATGAACCAGCACCCAACGTACGCTGGAACAGGTATCCGGCTTTCTTGTGGTCCATGTCCTGAACAACCTCCTCGCTCTCGCATATAATCTTCTCTTCATCCTCCACAACAACGTTAAACTTGTTCTCTTCCACTTCCAGGTCACAGACCCGCGTCGTTGTGGTAGTACAGGCCTCTATCTTAAGAGCCTCTAACGATTCGTTAGGTATATCACACAGTTCTTCCATGTGTATTGTTTTCAAGTGAATGTTATTGAATAGTTGTGTCTCTTGGGGAGGGGGGGAGTGTACTAGAATAAGAAATTTATGAAGAATGGGATGctgttatatatattttagtGCGGGCAGCGATCAGGCATTTTCATCTCCCTGCTACTTTGCTGGTCCACGTTGCCATCCGGCACAAGGGAATGTCAGCATCCCATCCTATCGGTTTTTAGAACCGTCTGCCATCTGCTGGTTCTTTCAGGAGCTTATACTCTTGTAAACAATAATGCAGTTTGTTTATGCTAGAGCACTGCCAGAGCACTGCCAGAGCACTGCTAGTGCACCAGCAGTGCACCAACGAAAAAGGAAAGCTTCTAGAAGATGATTTTGATCCGTGGCTGTAGCTTCCCTGGTTTGCTCTACGCGATTGCTCTGCCCAGCCATGCTTCTAGAAGCACTTTTCCCTTTAATCTCATGACTACAATTTTGCGGGTCATAAAAGAAATCAGATCacttccatttttgaaagCTAAGAAAGTATCGTAGGGACCGCAGAGAGAGAGGCAATCTAATTTAATTGgattgaagaaaaagtgACCTTCTAGAAGCCCTTCTTATCAATGGGGACTTGTACCGCACTTTCTAAGAAAATTGTTTTTAGAAGGATTTTTTTGTGGGGGGAAAAGGGGCGATAATATAAAGTTGGGAGGAAATAGAAGCTTCTTTTTTTGGGGGAGGAGAATGTGCAGACAATTCACGCAGTGCacattaattttattggAGCGGTTTCCATTCGTTGTGATCCTCTTCTAATTCTGTGGATTTACTCTATTTCGTTCTTCTATACATCGTGCATAAGCTGAATACACCACTTACAGGTGTGCATGTACAACAGATCGCTAATAAGTAATGTCTCTTGTCTATGCTTAAACTTTTAAGGGTAATCACTGTCACAGTGACATCTCCCAGCTGTACAGTTACATAAAATATTGTAAcgtttttgaaaatactaattaaataaaagaacacaataaagaaaaaatagaaataacATAACAAGTAAATTACATAAATTATTAGAAGtataagaaaagaaaaaaaaaaacaaaacaaataaaattcaaaatgtGAAGTACAAGTGGGATTGAGAAGGGTTAATCATTCCTCCTCATTGTCATTAACACTTAAATGGAAGTAATCGTCAACGTTGTTGGCGTCCTGGATTGTACCAAGATCACCGGGGGTCATGAACACTGTGCTTGGAGACTTGGCGGCGTCTCTTGGGGAGCCTGGGACACTTAGTGGTCTGGCAATCTTTAGCTTCTTGCCGCCAGCCAGTGCCTCCATGCTGGAATCATTCACATCTTCTCCAACAATCTCCTTGAACTGGTCTGGGTAAGCCCTACGAAGACCTAATTGTCTGGCCTTTACGTACTCCAAACCCATACGCTTCCAATCCAGTAGATCGGATAATCTCTCGGTTCTGTTTCTTTGATTGATTCTTTGTCTTCTGGTCTTGTTTACAAACTCTTCCATGTAGTCAACTAGCTGCTCCACTGACTCATCTGGTGCCTTGTAACGACGGTCAACGATGTAGATACCATAGTCCTTGGCTTGGTTGGTTTCGATCAAGTCTTCCATATAGGCACCGAAACCTGATAAGTTAGTAGTGATGGATGGGACACCCATTACGGTACATTCAGCTGGCGTGTAACCCCAAGGCTCATAGTATGATGGGAAGACACCCAAGTGACAACCACGGACAAATTCATCGTAATCTAGACCCAAGATTGGGTTGTTGGCGTTCAAAAACTCTGGATGGAAGATCACCTTAACACGATCGCTGTGGTTGTTGAACAATTGGACATGTCTTATTTGGTTCAGAATTGGATCATTGGCATCATCAGCCATATTGTGAGTCACAATTGGTGGCAATTCACCATATGGCCTTCTCAAAGCCAAAACACGCTTCTTCAACAGAACTTTATCAGAAGGCTTCAAAAGTTCTTCCAGGTTGTTTGGAATTTCATTGGTGATACCATTATGTGGGAATTTCATAGCATGCTCGAAGATTCTCTTACCAATCAAGGAAGTCACTTCGTTAACTGTGTTTTCCAAGGACTTAACAACAGCTTGACTTCTTAGAGCTTCAACAGTGAAAGAATTGTTTTGAGCTGGCATAATTATGAAAGCTACAACGGTCTTCTTGGAGCCAGCCATTTTCAACCTATAGTTCAAACGAGCCAGAGCTTCAACAAACATATCAGCACCCTTATTCTTGTACTCATATCTACCAGCAATAAAAAAGTACAAAGTATTGTCCAAGTCAAAGTCAAAGTTACCGTGGAAGTGTGCTCTAACAAAGTCGTTgatcttttccttctttaATGCATGCAAGTTTTGGAATTCATGAACAGCTTGAAATTTAACCACGTTCAAACCATTTGGAAGAATACCATCAGGCTTTCTCTTCAACAAATGCTCTGCTTCAAGTGCAGTAATCTGTGACACAGTGGTAAACACATCGGCTGTATGAGCAGCAGCTCTTTCGATACAGTATCTGTGGTAGATACCTCTCTTGCCTGCCTCTTGGTCCACATCAAAGTATTGCAAATGGTTGTAGAAATCTACATCACCTGCAGCACACAGATATCTACCCAATAAAGTAGCGTGTGTGGTGAAAATGGTCACCACATCaattctcttctttctaCACAATGGCAATGCGACACCAGCCAACCACTCGTGGAAATGACCGATAATGGCATGTTTGTGATCCAATTGAGTCAATTCACCCAAGAACCACACGACTGTGTAACCTAGTAAGATTGCATCATTGGTTTCCCAATCATTTTCTGGGGATGGAATTCCAACTAGGGACCACAGGTCGGCCTTCCATTCGTTCAGCTTGTAACGCACGGAGTCCAAATCGAAAAGGATGACTCTGGGGGCACCTTCAATCAACCAACGGGCGTAGACAAAGTACACGCCTTTTTCTCTCATGTACTTCAGGGCCTGTTGCACAGGTTGAAGCTCCTCTGAGAAGATAGAAGGGTCTTCCCAATCCAGCTCCTCGACTTCACCTTGATAAGTTCCTTTGTTCAATGGACCAATCAAGGTATAGTTATCCTGGTATTGTGCCACTGTCACTGGTGCCTTAGACTTCAACACAGAGTAAATACCACCGACCTTGTTGGCCACCTCGGTAGCAACTTCAAATAGAAGATGGTTCTGTAAATCACGAGGCATGATACTGTAATTGGTTAGTTAGAAAGTGTGTCCTAGTTAAAAAACAAGCTATTCCTCTATAGTTTATCAAGTAATCTATCAgtaaagaaacaaaaaaaataatttgttaaatgcaaataaaaaaaaaattaggtCTTATGGGAGTGAGGTTATCTCTATTAAGACAATGTGCAAAATATCAgaagctttttttttatccttttgAGTTGGTTTGTAGCTTGGCATAAGTATTATATTTCCTATATAAACTACTGTCGAGCTTTATATACTCTACTTCagaatgaaagaaatttgCCAAAAAGAGGGGTAGTTCCCAAGGGGGGGAGCAATTGAGAAACTAGTTGCTATTGTACTTTGTTGCAATTGCACTTTTGTTGTCTTTTGTTGtctatttttgttttgtcaTCATACGTTATCcagttattttttcactttcaagCTGGCTTTTCTAGCTAAAAGGGGGGTTGGGAAAAGTCACACAATCACTGCATCAGACATCCAGAAGGTACTCAATAAGCCATACGGGAATGGTGGGCAACAATTTGAGCTTCCACATATGTATACATCCCACTATATCCACACTAAAATGCAGTTTacttgttttttttattactgttttctttttggcAAAACATAATCATTCACCTTGGCCAATGGCCATTGTGTGGATACCAGCAAGCTCCTCTAAGATTTATACCTTTGCTAGCTACTGCCAGGCCTGTAAGCAGTTTCTGTGAGTCCTATGGCAAGGGGAAACTGCTTACAGAAACTTGGAAGTGCCGAAGGATAAGGATGAGTCGAGATACACAATACCCTCAGAAGGACACGCAGCCCTTCGAGAAAGTAAGTGATTAcctctttttttcataaaCACTAGTTCAGTTGGCGTTCTTGGATCCTTCTGTGCATCAATTCTCTGCATAGGGAATGGCAACTATGATTGTACGACAGTTTGTCTGACTGGTGTACGAAATAGGAAAGTGGGGTCACTAGTTTGTTTCAAAGAATCACATTTGGAGGAGGAAAAAGGGTTAGGCTGGGGTGCCTATGCTTTGTAGGTGTATTTCTGTGCTATATGGGTGGGAATACAACGGGAGGGAGGGGTTAACAAAAGTGTGCAGAGACCAGGTAAACCCCATCTGGGATCATACTGTAATTAAAGACAGTGGGAAGAACAACAGTAGCTCGACTTATGTCCCCGTAGTAGCTGGTCCCTAAAGGACATTTTCTAGTGTTTAGCAATTCATTAGAACAATGGATGGGAGGTATCTTACATTATCAAGGGATGACCAATGAATCATATAGTATTTGAGTAACAAGACGTGTGCTGGTTGTTATATGCCTTATTCTATATATTCTTAGCTCATGCAATATCGTGCGAGAGGTAATCACACTTTGCTTTTAAATACTGTTATAAATAAGATCGCGTAGACCGTAGTTTTCGTTGACTTCCTCGATCTCTTCCCAGTTACCAATAATGTCGTCTCTACCTCTTACAACACCTGGCAGCGTTCTTCCACGACCGTACGTTTTCCAAACTTTACGTGCTTCGTCGTCCGTACCAAGATCACGGTACTCGAACTTGATTCTGTTCGCAGTGAGTATGGTACTCAAACGATTGGTACGTGGTATCATGTGGAAGCCACCTCCGGCAAGGGATGTGTATATGTAAACAGGTAACTCTTCGTTGGCCTTGATTATATCACTGGCTTTGATTGTATTTTGCGGCGTTTCTTTCACAactgctttctttttagatGCTGGCTTATCGAATGAATCCAATAACGCATTGATCTCAGAGTCATCAACAAAGTTTAGCTCTTCTAGCAATTTGTCTGTCTCATCCAAAATATCTTGAATACCTCCAGAATTCTTGGCCGTTACGTTGTCCGAAGGTGATTGAACATCAGCTGAGTGCTTATGTTCTTCTGgctctttttcttcctgATCTCCAAGATCAAGACCCTCTATTTCATCTGCTGTTTCCTTCACATCTTTCTTGGGATCAACAGTTGGCACACTAACATCCGACGTTTCTATCTCATCTAATGCTTCCTTTAGTTTTGATTCGAGATCAATTTTAGGAACCGTATCATgtgtttctttttcatttccGTTGTCATGTCGAGAGGGTAAATCGTCCAATATAGATATCACAACTCTCTTTTCCGGTGTTTCATTGTTTTCAGTCATTATCTTCGAAAGAACATCACCATCCCCCTTTTTGACAGGatcttcattatttttgtcTTCATTGAATTCATTTAGATCTTCCTTCTCTTTAGGCAAATCTGAGTCCGTTTGAGCGTCATTGTTAGGGATTTCAGCAGTAGTGTGCATAACATTATCCTTTACTTTGAGTTTCTCTTCTGTGAGATCACTTACATCATCAGCCAAGGTAGATGCTTCTTCATCCACTTCATCATTTAATTTAATTAGCTTTGCAGTAGATTTGGGTTCCTTATCCATTGTTTCATCTTGTTTAGTCTCGTTCATTGTATCTGATAATGTATCTTTGGCTTCAAGTACCTTCAAATTGGAGGGCTTGTGGCTATTTTCAGCACCAGCTTTGTCGACTGTTAACGACTCTGCAGCTTTgtcttcctcttcattCACTTTTGAAACTTCATTCACATTATGCACTTTAGGAGATTGTGTAACAGCCTCAGTACTCAATGATTTCTCTGGGGTATCTTTCAGATCCTCTGACTTTTTATCAACAGGGCCATCATCTCCAACTTCCTCAGCTTCGCTCTTTTCGTTAATGCGATTATCCAAATGTGCTTCGATAGTAGATTCGGTCTTCCTAGAATCCTTTAAtttgtcttcttttttcattgcATCTAATGAAGTCTTCTTTGGAGATTCTGCTTGAGATAACTCCTCAATTGGCTTTGAAGTTGTGTGTAGTTCTTGAACATCAACCGTTTTTCCATGATTTACACCTTCCTTGAGAGGCAAATCTTTATTTACATCGGCAAGAGAAGGTT includes:
- the GSY1 gene encoding glycogen (starch) synthase GSY1 (CAGL0K10626g~Ortholog(s) have glycogen (starch) synthase activity, role in glycogen biosynthetic process and mitochondrion localization); this encodes MPRDLQNHLLFEVATEVANKVGGIYSVLKSKAPVTVAQYQDNYTLIGPLNKGTYQGEVEELDWEDPSIFSEELQPVQQALKYMREKGVYFVYARWLIEGAPRVILFDLDSVRYKLNEWKADLWSLVGIPSPENDWETNDAILLGYTVVWFLGELTQLDHKHAIIGHFHEWLAGVALPLCRKKRIDVVTIFTTHATLLGRYLCAAGDVDFYNHLQYFDVDQEAGKRGIYHRYCIERAAAHTADVFTTVSQITALEAEHLLKRKPDGILPNGLNVVKFQAVHEFQNLHALKKEKINDFVRAHFHGNFDFDLDNTLYFFIAGRYEYKNKGADMFVEALARLNYRLKMAGSKKTVVAFIIMPAQNNSFTVEALRSQAVVKSLENTVNEVTSLIGKRIFEHAMKFPHNGITNEIPNNLEELLKPSDKVLLKKRVLALRRPYGELPPIVTHNMADDANDPILNQIRHVQLFNNHSDRVKVIFHPEFLNANNPILGLDYDEFVRGCHLGVFPSYYEPWGYTPAECTVMGVPSITTNLSGFGAYMEDLIETNQAKDYGIYIVDRRYKAPDESVEQLVDYMEEFVNKTRRQRINQRNRTERLSDLLDWKRMGLEYVKARQLGLRRAYPDQFKEIVGEDVNDSSMEALAGGKKLKIARPLSVPGSPRDAAKSPSTVFMTPGDLGTIQDANNVDDYFHLSVNDNEEE
- the AIP5 gene encoding Aip5p (CAGL0K10648g~Ortholog(s) have cellular bud, cytoplasm localization), with translation MDGATTMSDVETSKMDTSNNGGKEMDLDQMINATEQLLSEAPKTTTKKKKNKKKKKKKVTTTDSKPVVDTVADPEQQIPTEDKPGKDIDESVSETGDTIPEKIDAQKVSDLDSSSGNLAIERKPKKKGSKQSRPVSLSKLERDSIKRKSSDLDSILVGIEEYLQTDEDINVNVVDGSAVPNGRDSSSDTSKASKNLKKKPVVKGMKRSNTAKQSLSSKIVESSAESASDANKVVGTHVEETNAYEPIDKEAKPLTEKTADEKNESISNELATEKEQSPSTAVLSDDLKKNQDNVQGEKQSIEKGSKADADILIKPETNSKLVKDAVIANESDADKKSISDTTIKEIGESNAEIKEKQTTQSRSEKEIISLTAEENNNKVTISDTIPDLNDDTMKAASPNIDEIKSVQQESYDSKSKETKSEPEEQEEDMNKGQLEPENKVSSSPSSSKKQALKEPALESETEQEHEGNLLPTGNKTDVLEENLETVSAVKPSLADVNKDLPLKEGVNHGKTVDVQELHTTSKPIEELSQAESPKKTSLDAMKKEDKLKDSRKTESTIEAHLDNRINEKSEAEEVGDDGPVDKKSEDLKDTPEKSLSTEAVTQSPKVHNVNEVSKVNEEEDKAAESLTVDKAGAENSHKPSNLKVLEAKDTLSDTMNETKQDETMDKEPKSTAKLIKLNDEVDEEASTLADDVSDLTEEKLKVKDNVMHTTAEIPNNDAQTDSDLPKEKEDLNEFNEDKNNEDPVKKGDGDVLSKIMTENNETPEKRVVISILDDLPSRHDNGNEKETHDTVPKIDLESKLKEALDEIETSDVSVPTVDPKKDVKETADEIEGLDLGDQEEKEPEEHKHSADVQSPSDNVTAKNSGGIQDILDETDKLLEELNFVDDSEINALLDSFDKPASKKKAVVKETPQNTIKASDIIKANEELPVYIYTSLAGGGFHMIPRTNRLSTILTANRIKFEYRDLGTDDEARKVWKTYGRGRTLPGVVRGRDDIIGNWEEIEEVNENYGLRDLIYNSI
- the CMK1 gene encoding calmodulin-dependent protein kinase CMK1 (CAGL0K10604g~Ortholog(s) have calmodulin-dependent protein kinase activity, role in protein phosphorylation, signal transduction and cytoplasm localization), which produces MEELCDIPNESLEALKIEACTTTTTRVCDLEVEENKFNVVVEDEEKIICESEEVVQDMDHKKAGYLFQRTLGAGSFGVVKRAKQLHSDEDVAVKILLKRALEKNGGLEPIYDELNIIQHLDHPNIVKFKDWFETESKFYIVTQLASGGELFDRIMHDGKYTEEDAVNIVVQILKAVEYLHSQNIIHRDLKPENLLYLDKSKDSRIVLADFGIARQLENDDDVIYRPAGSLGYVAPEVFTSDGHGKPSDIWSVGVITYTLLCGYSPFKAESVDGFLDEVTSDENPVKFQRPYWDGISELAKNFILRILDLDPACRPSATELLNDPWIQSKCSLRTDLYHNMRKNLSAKKKLQKAVELIKLNQRIKKLRQLYLLANETDSDLEEEERSSSASLSSLPSSQSSLSLSNEYGSKSKREQDEFISSLRQQTLAQIIKVATVNKDTVRKFEK